The stretch of DNA TGTAGACATACAAGTTACCGAAGATTAACAATTAGATTTTACACAAAATTGACAAGTAATTATTGGTAGGTACATTAACTTTCATTGAAAGGATAATGGGTTTGACCCTGTTGATAATCCGATTGATACTTGACAACAAATTAAGTGGCAGGGTAGCACAAGCTTCCACATGATTGATAGGCTATGATGACGTGACCTTCTTAAAATATTGGATGTTCTATCTGCCTCACCTAACTTGATCATAAGGTTCCGACTTCCAAGTATAACTGTTGACCGGGAATCTGGTAGTAGACTTTGACCGTATTGAAGACCCTCAAACTGAGGGGGTGTTTGGTTCCAGGGACTTTTTTGTGTTGGGATTAGAAAAAGTCCCTAGCAAACCAAATAGGGTGGGACTTTTTTGGGACTTTTTTGCTAAACGTCCTTAGAAGCACCTCCTTAAGAGTCTTTTCCAAAAAGTcctagggactagaaaaagtcctaggactagGGAACCAAACACCACCTAAGAGTCTTCATGAATATAGAACTACTATCTCCGTCCTGTTTTATTAGTCCCTGTTGTATTTCGTGCccaattttgatcataaatttagcTAACAAAATGTTCTTGCATGTCAAAAAATTATATGAATCAAACGATGtaatttttgttgacatgcattaacattttgttagttaaatcgttggtcaaaatttggcacaaatTACAAAGGAGACCAATAAACTAGGACGGAGGTAGTAACTAACACTCTTGACGTTTTATCTACTTTCTCCGGGTTTATAATGCCCCTAACACTGGAGCCTAATTTTGACCTAAAATTTGACTATTAAATCATGAGTTATATGCCATGAAAAGTAAATCCTTGAAAGCTTATTTCAGATACGAATCCAAGGAAACACTTTTTGTGCCATATAACTTATATTTTGTTAGTGAAATTTAGGCACAAATTCGAGAGGGGCTTATAGACTAGGAGAGTAATTCCCAAGGCAAGGCAATCTGGCCACCTGCACATTTTACAGCTAAGAGCAACTGTTTATTTTTTATGATTGTCATGTGCAAAGGTTCATTTTGCTTTTTCAGTGGAAAAAAGGTGTGATGGTACGAGAATGAGTAGATTGCTGGTGTCGTACTGCCATCATTAGCCCATGCAGGCAGCAATCTCACACAGATCTTTGAGGTTAGTATTAGTTCGACCATTGCCCCTTATGATGGTCTTATTTCTCGTATTGCTTTCAAGAAACCTCCCATAACAGACCTCCACACACTATGTCATAGCATCTACTGTAGTCGAAGGGCATCAAAGAATGACAAAGTCATAATTGACACGACATCGTGTATCAGCAAAGGGATAATAGGTATGACCGTGTTGATAGCTTGACCGAGACTTTACAACAAAATATGCCACGTGGTGGCACAAGCTTCCACATGGTCAACAGTTTGCAGGttctcaaaatattgaaggttcTATCTTCTCCATCTGACATGGTCATAAGGTTCCACGTATGTCTCTGTTGACCGGGAGTCGGGAAGTAGACTTTGACCATATCAGAGTCCCTGAGAACGAGAGCCTCATTGACAAATATTGAATGTAGGTATATATATGGACAAAGAAGCTCATTCGCAAAGTAAGGAAATCTGGCCACTTGCTTGTCTACACAATTACAAGGTTAATTACAGCCACCAAAAGTCGAAGCCTAACACCGATATAATTGACAAGAAGATTATGAAGcgctcctcctcttcttcttccaccGCGGCAGCTGTGGCAATCTTGGCTATCATGTTCATATACTGCTCCTTGCCATGCTCGGTGGCCGTGCAAGGTAAGCATCAGGTATTTCACTTGACAATAGGTAAGCTGCAGGAGAAGAACGTAATATTTTCGAGGCCAGGCTTCATGCAAGCTCTGGGTATATGCATGGAGTTACAGATGATGAGTAGTTAGTGATCTGTGTATACATATCATTGCAGATCTTCCAGAAGGAGATCGTCCAGGAGTGGGTCCACCGTCTCCGATCCCCGGGTCGGGGCGCCACAAGTGCCCGGGGTGCGACCGCCCCAAcactccgccgccaccgccgcaccgGAAGACACTGCTGGTTGGTACAGGAAACACCCCGTAATAAAATCACCAATGCATCTTTCGTGGTCACCTACGCATGCCGTTGAAGCTGTGGGCAGGAGCTGTCAATAAACCAAGTCCTGAGTTTGGGCATGCAAGCTGATCAAAGTGAGATCATGGGAGGCCTTTCATTTTGAAAATCACTGAGGGATGCTATGGCCTAGCCAGCCTCTGCCTCATGTCTTGTCGTATGATGGATGACCGTGCTATATATGTACTATTATGTGTAATTATTAGTTTTTCCACATCACCttaaaaggaataaaaaatagtTTCAGATCTTTGCATGGAAAAAGAGACGATCGTGTTCTTATCTCCTTTTTTATTTGATGAAAATATGGAAAATGTTCACCGTGTTGTAAAATTTGTTTGTCTGGcggaaaaaaatattttttttagaTTTATAAAAAGAGGAATGACGCACGGATTAATATCAAACCATGGGTTCTCCACATCAGGTGGGTACTAATATATTCTCAGACAATAAAGAATTAACAAAACCAAATTTACCTAAGATACACACCTTGCTGGCGATGCTCTTGTTCTTTAGAGTTGGTGCAGACGTTTTGCACACCTAGCTCTTAAAATATTGTGGGCCTGTTCAGAGTCCCTCCGATCCACGACTCCGCTCCCGGAGCTGCAGTTGAAAATCGCGGAGCGAGGAAACAAGTTCTCCACAGATCTTGGGATTTCGCGGAGCTGCTGGATTGTTGAACAACTCATGAATGTTCTATTTAATGCACCTAACGTTGACATACATAAAGTTTCAAATATATCCCTATCGACTGGGGTATTCTTCAACCGCGGAACGAATAAGGTCATTCCTAAGTCAGGACAACACGGCCCGATGCACAAGCCAATCTCACACACTTTAAAGAAATGAGCTCCTTTACGGTGATTGGGGCAGTACTGGGAGTACTTTCGAGTACTTACCCCTCCGATTTTTATTAGCCGTCCGACCTGGTGGGGAATTAAAAATGAATAAACCTAATTAGTTTAATCAGAGAAGGGCATAATGGTCCAGGGTAAAATATTTTTTTTCAACCTATCACGTCCACGACCAGAACCACGTCTAGATCGAGTAGCTCGGTCAAGTCCTCCTTCTGTCCGACGAGCCCGGCGAGAGGAACCAATTCACCGTCATCGGCGTCGTTCTCGTCCTCCTCCTGGTCCCCTTCACTATAAAAGACGTGGTCGGCGGCAGGAAGAAGAATAAGGCATGACATCTGCGGCGGCAGTGTCGGTGGCGACGGTGGCAACGCTATAGGAGAAAGCCCCCCGCTGATCCTATCGCTTCCGGACTTGCATCCTAAGGTATGAATCGCCCGAATCTCAACTTACTTTGATTCGTAGCCTGCACTTCCTACTTATATTTGTTTAGTCATCATCGATTTAGGTTTCCCTAATGCATGCAATTCAATTTAGATTTTTTCATCATCCATGGTCACTTCACTAGTTTACGAGGGACCCAGTTTATGGACGTTTATGATCTCTTGCCATAACATGTACAAGGAGCAAAGTTTAAAATTCCACGCAAGATTTCGTACTGGGTTTTGCATGCATTTATGTTTGTCCTTTCAGATTTTTATTCATCTAAATTGTGATGCAGGAAGACATGGCGGATGTAAGTCATGAGTCAATGATGGAGTACTatcatatttccaacaagatgTTTAATAATGAGGATGAAGGTTATACATTCTATAACAAATATGGTCTTGAGAAAGGTTTTAGTGTCCGGAGAAGCTATGTCGAGTGGGATGGATCCAGCTGCCATATAATTTTAAGGAAAATTGTGTGTAGTCGTGAATGGGTTCGTGAAGAGAAGCACATGAAGAGGAAGATGGAAGATAGAAAGAGGAGGCCACGGAGTATAACTCGTGTAGGGTGTAAAGCTAAATTGATGATTGCAAGACAGGAGAAAACAGGTCAGTGGTTTGTGAAGGATTTCATCGATGAACAAAACCATCCTCTAGCCCCACGGGATCTGTCGTGTCTTTTGCGTTCACACAGAAGAATTAGCGATGAGCAGAAAGCGAACATTGCAGACATGGAAAAATCTGGGATCAGAAAACACCATATTATGGATATTATGTGCATGCAATACGGTGGATATGATGAGGTTCGATGCATTATGAGGGACATTTACAATTTCTGCCATTCTAACAAGCAGGAAACAATTTCTTCCGGGGATGCTCAAACGGTGATCAATCACATGGTGGCGAGGCAAGAGCAAGATTCAGATTTTTTCTTCAGGTACTTGGTTGATGAAGCTGGCCATCTGAAGGGACTATTTTGGTGTGATAGTCAATCCCGACTTGACTACGAGGCTTTCGGAGACGTTATTGTTTTTGATAGCACATACAGAACCAATAAGTACAATCTGCCATTTGTGCCGTTTGTCGGGTTGAATTACCAACGCAACATCGTTATTTTTGCATGTGGTATCATTTCACATGAAACAAGCCAGGCATACGAGTGGATGTTACGGACCTTTTCTGATGCTATGGGACAGAAGCATCCTATATCTGTGATCACGGATGGGGACCTTGCAATGCATtcgttttttcttttctttcattttcattttctttcttcaAATCTCTTTTAGATTTTTTAAAAACCGGTGCATTTTTTCATAAATCCAAAAAATGTGCACGATTTTGATTTTATTTTGTACTTTCCAAAAATgtttaattttttaaaaaattaaacaatcacaaattttaaaaaatgttcaagtTTCAAAAATTGTTCGCAAATGTTCCATTTTTTCCGTAGTTAAAAAATATTCACATTTAAAAAATCCAAATTTTCAAAAATGAACGTGTTTTAAAATTTTGTTCTGTATGTTTTTCTTCAAAATGTTCAATAAATTTCTTTTTTCGAATCTGCGCTGGGGTTTGTTTCTTAAGAGTTTGTGTTGTCTTAAAATCACTGAAGCTAGATAGCTTAGCTGGTTGTATCGACAACTCTCTCAGGACTAGATCCTTTTTTTGACTCCCACGTCTGACAGattttttgatttatttttaCATCGCCACGGCGCCTAGATGGGCTGGCCTAGCCAGGGCTCCTTGTGTGGGTCGCGACGGCAATTTCCCGCAGAGCGCGTCACATAGGGGAGGTCCTGAGAATCACAACTATTTCAACCTCCTCTCTCTACCTCTCATCCCCGCACTGGACCATGACGGCCTGGAGCCACAAAATTCAGATTAATACGTCATCATAATTGACATGCTCATGGGCAGTTTATTTGATTCAACCTCGCCGTGCATATGATCAGTGTCAGCACAAACATTCCAACCCAACACTGACGGCTACAATTGTCTGAAACTTGCAAGCCAAACTTCAACAGCAAACACGGCTCGGTCCACCAAACGAGGGACCTGAAAATGCCATACAACTACTACCCGAAACTTGTATGAAAAGAAAGGGTGACCGTCAAATTGCGATAAGGCAAGCAAAAGGATATGTGATACATGTGTTTCTTCGTTTGACATGGCCATTACTAAATGGGCAGTCAACACTTGCTATCCGTGGAAGAAGCACAGTTCCGTCTGATTCTCTTATTGCAGCCTGGAGTTGCTCAAAGCTCTCATGCTCAATTAGAGCATATCCCTGCATACATAGGAGAAGGCAAAACCTCACAAATATTTGTGTCAGCAACAGTGACACGTCCAACGCCATTTTATTTTATATGCCACTTTGAAGTGTTTCTTGCATGATGGGCCCGACTAGTCAGGGATTGTCGTGGGCCTCGTTCGACATTAATCCTTTGCCGTGACATGAGAACCATTTCAAATACTAAAATGTGGCTCAAAAATAtaaccatatatatatatatatatatatatatatatatatatatatgtgctcaAAATCTGGTGCAAAATAGGCTCACAAATTGGAATGCACGTAGTTCAACTTCAGCCCGTCACTATGGGCCTGTTCGAAGCCCCTCCGCTCCGCGAGGCCGCTCCCGGAGCTGACGGAGTTCTAGTTAAAAAGTGCAGAGCTAGCAAAACGGTACTCCCGAGATTCTTAATTTCCACGGAGCGGGCGGACTGCCGAACAACGCCTATATCACAAATATCTGCCTCTTCACAGTGGAACTTACTCTTTCTTTTTAGCACTCCGCAGCAACTTTGCTTGACCTGTTCAAGCCTGTGACTTTAGCAATTGGATCTTGATGGGTTGACTCCAGGCATCTTGGAATTCGGACCCAAGATGAATCGTGCATGTACGTGCCGGTACCGAGAGAGACGACCTTGGTGTTTGTTCTTCGTCCATTGATGAATTCGGACCCAAGATGAATCACCCGCTTCATGATTAGTGCCACTGCTATTcatagttttaaatagccggCTATAGCCTTGCTATAGCTGTTTGAGCATGTTGCCGTTAAATGATTTGATGTACAATTTGCCGCTATAGCCTTGCTATAGCCCAGCTATAGCTTTTTTTAAGGGTCGCTGCTATATGCCATATTAAAACATTAATGCCATTTGGTGAGAGAGCTGCCTATGGTGAGTGAGAGAAGAAGCTTTGACATCGATCGATAATGAGCAAGGGACCTTCTTCTTCGTCCTCGCTCCCATGTGCCGTGCCAATCCTCCTGGTGATTGTATGCTGCTGCTCCCTGCTGCTACCCTGCTCTTGCTCTGCCGCTGCCGACCAAGACGGCGTGTTCGCGGAGAAAGGTAGCCACCAGTCCCTGCTGTTTTTTTTTTCGTGTGTTTGGAGTTGATGTTCATGCATGCTGCAACTGGCGCTAGTTGTGTGTGATTGGCATGCGATGGTGGTGTTCATGCAGGTGCAGGGTATAGTTTTCCGG from Triticum urartu cultivar G1812 chromosome 3, Tu2.1, whole genome shotgun sequence encodes:
- the LOC125547502 gene encoding uncharacterized protein LOC125547502 isoform X2, translated to MDKEAHSQSKEIWPLACLHNYKVNYSHQKSKPNTDIIDKKIMKRSSSSSSTAAAVAILAIMFIYCSLPCSVAVQDLPEGDRPGVGPPSPIPGSGRHKCPGCDRPNTPPPPPHRKTLLVGTGNTP
- the LOC125547502 gene encoding uncharacterized protein LOC125547502 isoform X1: MDKEAHSQSKEIWPLACLHNYKVNYSHQKSKPNTDIIDKKIMKRSSSSSSTAAAVAILAIMFIYCSLPCSVAVQGKHQVFHLTIDLPEGDRPGVGPPSPIPGSGRHKCPGCDRPNTPPPPPHRKTLLVGTGNTP